A single Lolium perenne isolate Kyuss_39 chromosome 6, Kyuss_2.0, whole genome shotgun sequence DNA region contains:
- the LOC127307866 gene encoding cold shock domain-containing protein 4 gives MSERVQGTVKWFNTTKGFGFITPENGGEDLFVHQSALKCDGFRSLNENELVEFVISSGDDGRTKAEDVTAPGGGTLPGGPRPGGDDRGGRGGGGYGGGGGYGGGGGYGGGDRYGGGGGGGYGGGGGGRGCYKCGEEGHISRDCTSGGGGGGGYGGGGGGYGGGGGGRGCYKCGEEGHISRDCTSGGGGGGGGYRGGGGGGGGGGGGCFSCGESGHFSRECPSKGN, from the coding sequence ATGTCGGAGCGGGTTCAGGGAACCGTCAAGTGGTTCAACACCACCAAGGGCTTCGGCTTCATCACGCCGGAGAACGGCGGCGAGGACCTCTTCGTCCACCAGTCGGCGCTCAAGTGCGACGGCTTCCGCAGCCTCAACGAGAACGAGCTCGTCGAGTTCGTCATCTCCTCCGGCGACGACGGCCGCACCAAGGCCGAGGACGTCACCGCGCCAGGCGGCGGCACGCTTCCCGGCGGTCCCCGCCCCGGCGGCGACGaccgcggcggccgcggcggcggcgggtacgGTGGCGGTGGGGGctacggtggcggcggcggctacggCGGTGGTGACCGCtacggaggaggcggcggcggcggctacggaggtggcggcggcggccgtggCTGCTACAAGTGCGGCGAGGAGGGCCACATCTCCAGGGACTGCACttctggaggaggcggcggcggcggctacggtggtggcggcggcggctacggaggcggcggcggcggccgtggcTGCTACAAGTGTGGCGAGGAGGGCCACATCTCCAGGGACTGCACTtctggaggaggcggtggcggcggtggctaccgcggtggcggtggaggtggtggtggcggcggcggcgggtgcttCTCCTGCGGCGAGTCTGGCCACTTCTCCCGCGAGTGCCCCAGCAAGGGCAACTAG